The genomic stretch GTACGCCCCGAACAGGTGCGACATGCGCGGCCCGCTCGACGCCTGCATCCACGGCGAGGCGACGCGGTCGGCGAACGCCAACGACCGCATGCCGCTGGCCCGCCGGGCGCTGTCGCCCTCGGGCGCCCAGCGCTCCGCGTGCCGCTCGCTCGTGTGCAGCGCCGAGCGCGACGCGGCCCCGTCGAAGACGGGGCCCGACAGGGCGGCGGTGAGAGCGCGGGTCTCGGTCATGCGGATTCTCCGTGTACAGGCTGCGGATCAGGAAACGCGCGTGATGCCCTGGTGGGCGATCTCGATCGTCTCGATCGAGACCTCGCTCTTCGAGGCGTCGAACTCGGACATGCTCCACTTGCACGGCCAGCCGCCCGTGAACTGCCACTTGGCCATCGTCCCGCCCTTGGTGTCGAGCTGCTCGATGGTGCCGGAGACGCGCTGCTTGCTCTTCTCCCAGTTCTTGCGCCAGTCGGTGAACTCCTTGCCCGAGAACCCGCGCTTGAGCACGATGTTCTTGAACTTCGTGCCGCCGACCAGCTTGTGGGTGCGCTCGTTCTCGCCGCCCTCCTTGAAGTCGACCACCTCGGACTCGATCTCGAGGCCGCTGACGCTCTTGAACAGACCCGTCGCGGCGTCGAGGTTGGCTTCGGTGATCGTCACCTTGAAGCAGAACGCGAGCCAGGGGTCACGGCGGGGGGGGCTGTTGGTGGTCATCTGTGTCTCCTTCGCGCGCTCAGCCGCCTGCGGGGCTGTTCATGTCCTGGACGAGCGAAACCATGATGAACTCGGTCGGCGAGATGGGCGCGACGCCGATGTCGCAGATCAACCGGCCGGCGTCGATGTGGTCCTGGGAGTTCGTCTCTCCATCGCATTTTACGAAGAAGGCCTCGTCCTCCTTCCCTCCTGCGAACATCCCACGCTTGAACAGATCCCCGAGGAACAGCCGGACGGTGCGCTCGATGAACTCCCAGGTCTTGTGGTCGTTCGGCTCGAACGTAATCCAAGCAAATCCGGACTCTAGGCTGCGTCGGAGCATGATGAACAGGCGTCGGACGGTCACGTAGCGCCAGTCCGGGTCCGATGACGCAGTGCGTGCACCCCAGGGTCGCACCCCGCGCTGGATCCTGAACGTATTGACAGCATCGTGGTTGAGCAGGCCGACGTCATCCTCGGACACCCGGATCGACAGGTCCTCCGCGCCCGCCAGCTCCACGTTGGCCGCGGCCACGTGGACGCCCTGGGACGAGTCGCGCTGGCCGAGCACGCCGGTCAGGTAGCCCGACGGCGGCAGCGCCCGCGAGGTGCCGGCGTGGTTGACCCCCTTGACCCAGGGCCAGTAGTACGCGCAGTACGACGAGTCGGTGCGCCGGCGCCAGGTCCGCGCCCACTCGACGATCTGCGACGGGGGCACCTGCTTGGGTAGCGGGTGCGGGATGTCGAGCACCGCGAACCGGTCCTTCAGGTTCTCGCACAGGATCACCATCTGATCCTGGATGCGCTGGGCCTTGAGCTCGCCGGCGGGCCCGGGCTCGCGCTGGTAGAACACCATCGCGTCGGGGCACGCCATGATCGCGACCTCGTCGAGGGCGGCCAGCGCCAGCATGCCGCGGCGCTCCTCGGGGCCCATGTCGATCCCGACCATGTCCTCGGGCGTGAGCGCCTCGGTGCCGTCGTTGCCGCCGCCCAGGCGGGTCAGCGGCAGCGGCTCGGGCAGGTTGTGAGGCACCGGCGACCGCGTGAACAGATCCTC from Myxococcales bacterium encodes the following:
- a CDS encoding phage tail protein, which gives rise to MTTNSPPRRDPWLAFCFKVTITEANLDAATGLFKSVSGLEIESEVVDFKEGGENERTHKLVGGTKFKNIVLKRGFSGKEFTDWRKNWEKSKQRVSGTIEQLDTKGGTMAKWQFTGGWPCKWSMSEFDASKSEVSIETIEIAHQGITRVS
- a CDS encoding phage tail sheath family protein, with protein sequence MRSAADFRAPGVYATFAEPVRPDLAIADTRVTGFTGLTQKGPLNEPVRVANWDEFLEVYGYTEQFYLSDSVFAHFRNGGGPCWIVRAAHAVPRDGTRDATHADCAAHIQIDDWNKPSLKIRALNEGVWGNNIWVKCEHTVGASTLLTRDLDVGAGEAHVKSTRGFEVGALVRLFDRENSDYVVLTEIGDRLIRWGNETPVNRRHRAAAPTHLEVLEFDLHVTLKDRKEVFRHLQMSPLSRHYAPRAVEQSSRIVRLEDLFTRSPVPHNLPEPLPLTRLGGGNDGTEALTPEDMVGIDMGPEERRGMLALAALDEVAIMACPDAMVFYQREPGPAGELKAQRIQDQMVILCENLKDRFAVLDIPHPLPKQVPPSQIVEWARTWRRRTDSSYCAYYWPWVKGVNHAGTSRALPPSGYLTGVLGQRDSSQGVHVAAANVELAGAEDLSIRVSEDDVGLLNHDAVNTFRIQRGVRPWGARTASSDPDWRYVTVRRLFIMLRRSLESGFAWITFEPNDHKTWEFIERTVRLFLGDLFKRGMFAGGKEDEAFFVKCDGETNSQDHIDAGRLICDIGVAPISPTEFIMVSLVQDMNSPAGG